A segment of the Acetobacteroides hydrogenigenes genome:
CAATTAGACCATTTTATCTAAAGCCCTGCTATTTTCTTTATATCGTTAAGTTTATTAAGCGCTTCTATAGGCGTTAGATTATTGATATCTAACCCTTTTATCTCATCTCTAATTTTTTTCAGAACCGGATCATCTAGCTGAAAGAAACTGAGCTGAAGTCCCTCCCGATGCGAAGCCAATTGGTCAACAGGCTTCTCCAACGAACTCCGTCGATGAGCCTTCTCCAGTTCCTTGAGAATTTCATTAGCACGCTCTACAACACTACGAGGCATCCCAGCCATCTGCGCCACGTGAATACCAAAACTATGCTCTGTTCCGCCCTTTACCAACTTTCGCAAAAAGTGAACCTTTCCATCCACTTCTCTTACAGAAACGTTGTAGTTCTTTATTCTATCAAACGAGGCCTCCATCTCGTTAAGCTCGTGGTAGTGGGTAGCAAAAAGGGTTTTGGCTCTAGCATGAGGATGCTCATGGATGTACTCCACCATAGACCATGCTATCGAGATTCCATCGTATGTACTTGTTCCTCTTCCTATTTCATCAAGTAGCACTAAACTTCGTGAGGATAAGTTGTTCAAGATGCTGGCAGCCTCCAACATTTCAACCATAAACGTTGATTCGCCCTGCGATATATTATCTGTAGCACCAACTCTTGTAAATATTTTATCGACAACTCCAATTTTAGCAGAAGAAGCAGGAACATAACAGCCAATCTGTGCCATAAGCACAATGAGCGCTGTTTGCCGAAGCAGAGCACTCTTACCTGCCATATTAGGTCCTGTAATTATTATGATCTGCTGATTTTTAGAATCCAAGCTAACGTCATTTGCAATATACTGCTGATCTACCGCAAGCTGTTTCTCAATTACGGGGTGTCGACCATTCTTTATATCAAGAACATCAGAATCGACAAGTAGCGGACGACAGTAATCATTAGCAAGCGCCACCTTTGCAAATCCGATCAAACAATCTAGCCGAGCAACCAACGACGCATTTAACTGTATTGGAGCAACATATTCAACAATGGCCGATACTAAATCGTTGAAAAGGCGCTGCTCTATCGCCAGCACTTTTTCCTCTGCCCCTAGTATTTTTTCTTCGTACAGCTTTAGTTCTTCTGTAATATAACGCTCTGCGCTAACCAATGTTTGCTTTCGTATCCAATCTGCAGGGACTTTCTCCTTATGCGTATTACGAACTTCGATATAGTAGCCAAATACGTTGTTATAGCTGATTTTTAGGGAAGTTATACCCGTACGTTCTATTTCGCGCTGCTGAATCTGTTGAAGGAAATCCTTTCCGTGCATCATTATAGCACGAAGTTCATCAAGTTCAGGACTAACTCCATTGGCTACTATGCTTCCTTTACCAAGCTGGCTTGCCGCATCTGGGAGAATTTCTGTTTCGATACGATGACGAATCCCCTCACACAAGGCTAGCTGCTCCGCCAAATCTTTTAATGCGTTATTTTCAGCAGCCAAGCCTTTCTCTTTGATTTTCTTTATTGCCCAAAGAGCACTCTTAAGCTGAACAACCTCACGGGGGCTAACTCGACCAACAGCAACCTTCGATATTATACGCTCTAAATCGCCAACTTCATAGATATGCTGTGCCAAATCCTCGCGGAATACTTCATTAGCAATAAGGTATTCTACAACATTAAGGCGAGTGTTAATCGAAGCTATATCCTTTAGAGGCAGAGCAACCCAACGCTTAATTAGGCGCCCTCCCATAGGCGATATGGTTTGATCGATGACGCTGATAAGCGTCTTTGCATTTTCATTAACCGAAGAAAACAGCTCAAGATTACGAATGGTAAACCTGTCGAGCCAAACGTACCGATCCTCTTCTAACCTTGCAATTGATCGTATGTGAGCCAGCTGATGGTGCTGTGTGATATCTAAATAGTAAAGAATGGCTCCAGCCGCAGCTATGGCATGCGTAAGATCTTCTATTCCAAAACCCTTAAGCGATGATGTTTGAAAATGACGCAGCAGCCTCTCATAACCTATCTCATTACCAAAAGCCCATTCGTCAACCTTATAGGTATAATATTTTGATCCAAAATGAGACTCAAACTCATGCTCAAATCCACGTTGGTATAGAACCTCTTTAGGCGAAAAGTTACAGAGCAGCTTATCTACATAGTCGAATCCACCTTGCGCTGCATAAAACTCGCCTGTCGACACATCAAGAAATGCAACTCCTGCAACTTTTTTATCAATGTTAACACAGGCAAGGAAGTTGTTTTCCTTATGTTCAAGAACGTTATCGTTATACGACACACCAGGAGTCACCAGCTCCGTAATCCCACGCTTAACTATTTTCTTGGTTAGCTTTGGATCTTCGAGCTGTTCGCATATTGCAACACGTTGTCCAGCCCTAACGAGCTTTGGCAAATAGTTATCTATCGCATGGTGAGGGAAGCCGGCTAATTCGACAGAAGAAGCTGAACCATTAGCCCTTTTGGTTAGAGTAATCCCGAGTATCTCGCTTGCACGAATTGCATCATCCCCAAACGTTTCGTAGAAATCGCCCACCCTAAAAAGCAAAATAGCATCCGGATGCTTTGACTTTACATCGTAGTACTGCTTCATCAAGGGGGTTTCTACGTATTTCTTTTCCACTGCCAACGCTGTTTTATTAAATGAAGATTCAAAAATAGTAAAACATGGCAAACTTCCCGAGGTACATTCATATTTGGTAGCAATACGACCTCCACCAAAATAAGGCCTCCAAATTTTAACCTAAAAGAAATAGCCCGCATTTTCTTTATTTCTGTTACAGTTTTCACCGTTTAAAAAGGCTTTTCATCACCACTTTCGCCTTTATGCGTTAAATTTAACACTCTAGATCTAATGGTAGAATAACAAAAAACAACATAAGCCAACAAACTAGTATGTATTTGTATTTCTATACATTACAAGGCACATTCTCATAAACCAGCCTAGCAGAATACTGCTAAATGTAACTTTTTATTCAATATTTTAGAAAGCCTGAATGCCCATAAACGCTTTCAATCCACTAGGATTTGCAAATGTCTGTTATATCTTTGCCCCCCGGATGACGGCCTGATCTGACATGTAGCAAATCTACGCCTATTCCAAATTAACAAACGAATAATAAACTGCTAAAAAAACTATTATGAGGCGATTTCTGACGTTACTCGTAACGATGGTTGTCTTCGGCGTTGGTTCGGCGTTAGGACAAACCAAGCAAGTCTCTGGTAAGGTTGTTGGCTCGGACGACAACCAACCTATTATCGGAGCAAGTGTGCTTATCAAAGAAGCACCAACAGTAGGTACCACTACCGATGTTAACGGTAACTACCTGCTGAAGAACATTCCTGCTAACGCTAAAACTATTGTTTTTAGATTTGTGGGATATCAAACACTTGAAATTCCTATTACAGGTGCTACCGCTAATGCCAGTCTAGTTCCAGACAACCAAAAGATCGAAGAGGTTGTTGTAATGGCTTACGGTACAGTAAAAAAGTCAAACATGACAACATCTGCGGCCATTGTTAGCAGCAAGGAGTTGCAAACAAGACCCGTATCTGATGCTATTAAAGCACTAGAAGGTCAAGCCGTAGGGGTGCAGGTATCTCCAGGTCTAGGAGCTCCAGGTTCTGCTCCTACAATTAGAATTAGAGGTATTGGCTCTATTAATGCGTCTAGCGATCCTTTATACGTAGTAGATGGAATTCCCTATGATGGTGGAATCTCTAATATAAACACTGCGGATATCGAAAGTATGACTGTACTTAAAGATGCTGCTGCAACCTCATTGTACGGAAGTAGAGCTGCCAACGGTGTTGTTATTGTAACTACAAAAAAGGGAAAGACCGACCAATTCACCGTAAATGCAAAGGTTAACTATGGTGTTTCGACCAGAGGTATTCCAGAGTACTCAAGAGTTAGCGCTACTGAGTACTATCCATTAGTTTGGCAAGGCTTAAGAAACTCTTACAGCTACGGAGCTGCAACTTATACAAATGCGGCTACATGGCAAGCGGGAGTTCTTGGTGCTGGAGTTCTAGATAAGGCAAACGCCGATGCCTCTAAAAATTTAATAGCAGAAGCTTTAAAGTATAATATCATCACAACTGATGGTACGACAAAGGTTGCGGACAATGCTGTGGTAGGCACAGATGGCAAGTTTATTGCTGGAGGTAAAGTTCTTTCTTCTTACAACGATTTAGACTGGTTTGACGAGCTATCTCGTTTAGGACAAAGAGGTGACTACAACGTATCTGCTAGTGGTGGTTCTAAAAGTTCTGATTACTATTTCTCTTTAGGCTACTTGAATGAAAATGGTTACGTAAAGAAATCCGACTATGAGCGAATTACTGCTCGTGCCAACGTAAGCGTAACCCCAACTTCATGGTTAAAGATAGGTACAAACCTATCGGGTACGGTTACCAACTCTAACCTATTGAGCGCAACAAGCGATGATGCCAGTTCTTATGCAAACCCATTCTTCTTTGCCAAAAGCATAGGACCTATCTACCCTGTGTATCTTCATGCCGCTGATGGCTCTTATGATCTAGATGCATTCGGCAATAAGCAATACGATTATGGACAAAATGGTTCTCGTGGTTCGGGTGCAAGTGCAGGCCGTAACGTATTAGCAGAGATGATGTGGAACAATCAAAAGAGGAAAATTAGCGTGCTTGATGCCAAATCATTTGCCGACATCATGCTTCCTTATGATTTTAAATTCTCTTTGAATGGAGGTTACTACGTGAGCAGCCGACTTGATAGCAAGTACGAGAATACAAAGTTAGGAGATGGTGCTCCTGCTGGTCGTTTCCAAAAAACGAACAGGATTAATACCAGCATCACATTAAACCAGTTGCTAACTTGGAAGCACGATTTTGGTAAGCATAACGTAGACGTTCTTGTTGGCCACGAGTTCTATTCGTATGAGTACAACTATCTCTACGGAATGAAACAAGGACAAGTTCTTGAAGGCATTAATGAATTCCCTAACTTTACAAACATTAGCGATTTAAACTCTAAGACCGACAAAGATCGTATCGAAAGCTACCTTTCTAGAATTAACTACACCTATGACGATAAGTACTTTGCAACCGCTTCGTTCCGACGCGATGGTTCTTCTCGTTTTAGCGATGATGTAAGATGGGGAAACTTCTTTTCTGGTAGCCTTGGTTGGAACCTATACAAGGAGGATATCTTCCGCAATATCGATTGGCTTAACTCTTTGAAATTAAGAGCCTCTTACGGAGAAACTGGCAACAATTCGCTAAACGATCCTGATGGATATTCGACATTCTATCCCTATCAATCTTTATATGAATTAGGATATAACAATGGCATGAGCAATGTTACTGGGATGCTCGCCAAAACCACAATGGGAAACAACAATCTAACATGGGAAACAAATAAGCAAACCAACATTGGTGTTGATTTTGGATTCCTAAATAGGTTTACTGGTTCGGTTGAATGGTTTAACAGACAATCAGACAATCTTCTGTTCTATGTTCCAATGCCTTTATCTGCGGGCGTATTCTACCAACCTCAAAATATTGGCTCAATGTACAATAGAGGTATCGAGGTTTCCTTAACCGCTAATGTTCTTAACACGGCTGATGGCTTTAGATGGACATCTTCGATAAATGCAACTAGCTACAAGAACGAAGTTACAAAGATGCCAAAGGAGAATCCTACGATAATTAGTGGCACCAAAAGATGGGAAGAAGGTCATAGCATCTACGATTACTACCTTCGTCAATGGGCGGGAGTAGATCCTCGCGATGGAGCAGGACTGTACATCTATAATGATGAGCTAGGAGATGCTGCCTTTAATGAAGTTGCAACCCCTTACATTTACAGAACTATCGATGGGAAAAAGTACACTACAGATCCAAACAAGGCAAAGTATGAGTATTCAGGATCTTCGATCCCTGATGTTTTTGGAGGATGGACAAACACCTTCAGCTATAAAGGTATAAACCTTTCTGTTTTGTTAACCTATGCTTTTGGGGGGAAAACCTACGATAATTCTTATGCCGGCCTTATGGGATATTCAGCAGGAGGTGCTATGCATGTTGATCTGAAAAACGCATGGCAACAGCCTGGCGACATTACAGATGTCCCTAGAATTGATGCTGCTAAGAACTCGAACTTTACGGCATCGTCTACAAGATGGCTGACAAGCTCAAACTATGTAGCGATTAAAAACATTTCGCTAGGCTATACTTTCCCTGAATCTATCTTAAGCAAGATGGGTATAAAAGGAATGAACGCTTATGTTTCTGGTGACAACCTAAGCCTTTTCTGCAAAAGAAAGGGAATGAATCCACAAGAGGCAATGTCTGGTGTAACCAGCAACACCTACTCTATGGCCAGAATTTTTACGTTTGGAGTTAATTTGACGCTTTAAAATTTGGATGATGAAAAAATTACTTCTTTTAAGCATAGTGGCATTAACCACACTTGGGGCATGCCAAAAAGACTTTTTAGACACGAAACCAACAGATCAGATTAGTGAGAGCATCGTTTTCACAGATTTGAAGAATGCACGTGCGGCACTGAATGGTATTCACAGATTGCTATACTCTCAAGGCGATCAGATGGATCAGAATGGGGAACAATCGCACATGATTATCAGAGATCTGCTTGGCGAAGACTTGTGCATGAGTGCTGCTGGTAACGGATGGTGGAATGATACTTATAAGTGGAATGCTCATAGAAATGCCAGAGCTACAAATACCACTTATGCTTGGAAGTTCTACTATAGGGTTATATTTAATGTGAATGGAATAATCGAAGGATTAAATAAAAACCTGAAGGCACAAGAGACTGATCCAAACTTTAAGGAAATCATGGGGCAAGCCCTTACCTACAGAGCTTGGGCTTACTTTAATCTTGTTCAACTCTATGCTCAGCGTTACGACTATCCCAACGTGACAAATTCACAACCAGGAGTAGTATTACGTACAACCCAGACGGTAACCCCACAAGCTAGAGCTACCGTAGAGGAAGTATATGCCCAAATCAACAAGGACTTAGATGAGGCAATTATTCTACTAGCAGATGCTAAAGATCCAAATCAAATCTCGGATATTAGCCTTCAAGCTTCACAGGCCATAAAGGCCAGAGTGGCTCTAACCACAGGTCGTTGGGCTGATGCTATTTCCAATGCTACAGCTGCAATAAAGGGCCATTCGCTGTTCAGCAAGAAAGATTTACAGCAAGACTCTGGTTATCCCAGCGTATTTAGCTCATATCCAGGAGAAGGCTCTGAATGGATCTGGGGTACACAGCAAGCATCTGATCAGCCCACCTATTTCTTCTCGTACTTTGCGTTTATGTCTTGGAACTTCAGCTCTACCAACATTAGAACGAATCCAAAGTCTATTACACGAGAGCTATACGAAGCAATGCCTGCAACAGATGCTCGTAAATCAATGTTCTCTTTAACCGGAATGGACATAAAGGCTCGACCTGAAGTAAACACAAGTGCTCTGGTTTGCTCCTACATGTCAAGAAAGTTTAGAGCGGCTGCGAACTCCGATAGCCGTGGAGATATTGCTTATATCAGAGTTGCTGAAATGTACCTAATTAAAGCAGAAGCAGAAGCAAGAAGCAATAAATTCGCTGACGCACAACAAACTCTATTTGACTTGGTATCAACAAGAGACAATGCATATGTAAAGTCTACTAGTACCGATGATGCCTTAATCAATGAGATCCTTCTTCAGAGAAGAATCGAACTATGGGGTGAAGGCTTTAGATTCTATGATCTTAAGCGTCTAAATTCTTCTTTGGAAAGAAATATAGATAAGGTTGTAGATCCCGCAGCTCCTGTTAATCCAACAGAAGATGAGCTTAAGGCATATAAGAAAAAGCATATATATACCGATTATGCAGGTCATCACAGCCCAACATTGTGCTATACCACTAGCGTAAATGCTGGAGATGTTAGATGGCAATGGGTTATTCCACAGGATGAAATAAACTCAAATCCTGAGGTAAAGCAGAATAACTAGAATATAGTTAATTAGGAATAGAGAGGGTGTTCGTTATTTACGAACACCCTCTTTCTATATTATAGAAATCCAAATTCAAAAGTAATTTGCAGCCTACCATTCGAGCCCGATAAGGAATTATTTCCATTAGATAGCATCGGCAAATCTCAATTCTATATTCGTATGCTTTAAATTCCAGCTCCTTTGATTATTAACAAAACCTACACCAATAGTTCTATCCCCCCTACCCTTTCCCAAGCGATAAAGAAACCGATACGATTGGGCTTCCTTTTTATTAAAACTATGCCACTTTTAATATGAAATGGTTCATTTCTTATTAAAAATGAACCATCCTTGATCGAAAATGATCTATTTCCAATAGAAAATGGAGCATTTCGTATCGGAAATGATCCATTTCTTATAGAAAATATACCATCCTTGATAGGAAATAAACTATTTACTATAGAAAATGGGGCATTTTATATCGGAATCGCACGGCTAACAGCATCTGATTCGACGAATACGCTCGGTTACTCAGCCTACTGATTCCAATACCCTGCAGAACGACAAGCTTTGCTGCCATAAAAAATCATTTCAGCAGAATCCTACTCTTTTAGTTAAGCATATCGTTTATGTATATAGCTTTTTTACTCTCTAACCAATCCTATTATTTAGAATTGATACATATTACGCTTACTGTCAAACCTTTTTAATCCATTTTTGAACCATCAGCAATAGCGCTTGTTCGTACTATTAACAAACCATATTATTAACCTTTAACGCATAGTAAGATATGGCGATAATCGAATTAGTGACTTCCCACGCCTACCTTAAGGATGGAGAAATTGGCCCATTTACCGGAAATGTTATCCTTCAACTAACCGGGAACAGCCTATTTACAATTACCTCTGAACGTCTTGCAAGGCTTAAAACTTGTAAGGATGATTACGAAACGAAGCAAATTGCTAGTATTGATGGTACCAAAGCCGATGTTCTAATGAAAAATGAGGCAAAGGCAACCCTAGTAACCGAGCTGAACGAAATGGCCATAGAGCTTTGCGTAATGGCCAAAGGCGATAGGGAAAAACTTGCTACTACAGGCTTTAACTTAGTAAAGGAAACCGAAAAAGGGAAAGAGCCTCCTAAGCCCAGCAACTTTAAGGTGGAGTATGGCATAAACGAAGGTTCGCTTATCTTCTCGGTAAAGTCGCATGCTGATGCAAGGGTTTACGTATTCCTATTTACGCCTATAGCTACAGCACCTTCCGATTTATCGGCATGGGCACAGGTTAGCT
Coding sequences within it:
- the mutS gene encoding DNA mismatch repair protein MutS yields the protein MKQYYDVKSKHPDAILLFRVGDFYETFGDDAIRASEILGITLTKRANGSASSVELAGFPHHAIDNYLPKLVRAGQRVAICEQLEDPKLTKKIVKRGITELVTPGVSYNDNVLEHKENNFLACVNIDKKVAGVAFLDVSTGEFYAAQGGFDYVDKLLCNFSPKEVLYQRGFEHEFESHFGSKYYTYKVDEWAFGNEIGYERLLRHFQTSSLKGFGIEDLTHAIAAAGAILYYLDITQHHQLAHIRSIARLEEDRYVWLDRFTIRNLELFSSVNENAKTLISVIDQTISPMGGRLIKRWVALPLKDIASINTRLNVVEYLIANEVFREDLAQHIYEVGDLERIISKVAVGRVSPREVVQLKSALWAIKKIKEKGLAAENNALKDLAEQLALCEGIRHRIETEILPDAASQLGKGSIVANGVSPELDELRAIMMHGKDFLQQIQQREIERTGITSLKISYNNVFGYYIEVRNTHKEKVPADWIRKQTLVSAERYITEELKLYEEKILGAEEKVLAIEQRLFNDLVSAIVEYVAPIQLNASLVARLDCLIGFAKVALANDYCRPLLVDSDVLDIKNGRHPVIEKQLAVDQQYIANDVSLDSKNQQIIIITGPNMAGKSALLRQTALIVLMAQIGCYVPASSAKIGVVDKIFTRVGATDNISQGESTFMVEMLEAASILNNLSSRSLVLLDEIGRGTSTYDGISIAWSMVEYIHEHPHARAKTLFATHYHELNEMEASFDRIKNYNVSVREVDGKVHFLRKLVKGGTEHSFGIHVAQMAGMPRSVVERANEILKELEKAHRRSSLEKPVDQLASHREGLQLSFFQLDDPVLKKIRDEIKGLDINNLTPIEALNKLNDIKKIAGL
- a CDS encoding SusC/RagA family TonB-linked outer membrane protein, with the translated sequence MRRFLTLLVTMVVFGVGSALGQTKQVSGKVVGSDDNQPIIGASVLIKEAPTVGTTTDVNGNYLLKNIPANAKTIVFRFVGYQTLEIPITGATANASLVPDNQKIEEVVVMAYGTVKKSNMTTSAAIVSSKELQTRPVSDAIKALEGQAVGVQVSPGLGAPGSAPTIRIRGIGSINASSDPLYVVDGIPYDGGISNINTADIESMTVLKDAAATSLYGSRAANGVVIVTTKKGKTDQFTVNAKVNYGVSTRGIPEYSRVSATEYYPLVWQGLRNSYSYGAATYTNAATWQAGVLGAGVLDKANADASKNLIAEALKYNIITTDGTTKVADNAVVGTDGKFIAGGKVLSSYNDLDWFDELSRLGQRGDYNVSASGGSKSSDYYFSLGYLNENGYVKKSDYERITARANVSVTPTSWLKIGTNLSGTVTNSNLLSATSDDASSYANPFFFAKSIGPIYPVYLHAADGSYDLDAFGNKQYDYGQNGSRGSGASAGRNVLAEMMWNNQKRKISVLDAKSFADIMLPYDFKFSLNGGYYVSSRLDSKYENTKLGDGAPAGRFQKTNRINTSITLNQLLTWKHDFGKHNVDVLVGHEFYSYEYNYLYGMKQGQVLEGINEFPNFTNISDLNSKTDKDRIESYLSRINYTYDDKYFATASFRRDGSSRFSDDVRWGNFFSGSLGWNLYKEDIFRNIDWLNSLKLRASYGETGNNSLNDPDGYSTFYPYQSLYELGYNNGMSNVTGMLAKTTMGNNNLTWETNKQTNIGVDFGFLNRFTGSVEWFNRQSDNLLFYVPMPLSAGVFYQPQNIGSMYNRGIEVSLTANVLNTADGFRWTSSINATSYKNEVTKMPKENPTIISGTKRWEEGHSIYDYYLRQWAGVDPRDGAGLYIYNDELGDAAFNEVATPYIYRTIDGKKYTTDPNKAKYEYSGSSIPDVFGGWTNTFSYKGINLSVLLTYAFGGKTYDNSYAGLMGYSAGGAMHVDLKNAWQQPGDITDVPRIDAAKNSNFTASSTRWLTSSNYVAIKNISLGYTFPESILSKMGIKGMNAYVSGDNLSLFCKRKGMNPQEAMSGVTSNTYSMARIFTFGVNLTL
- a CDS encoding RagB/SusD family nutrient uptake outer membrane protein, producing MKKLLLLSIVALTTLGACQKDFLDTKPTDQISESIVFTDLKNARAALNGIHRLLYSQGDQMDQNGEQSHMIIRDLLGEDLCMSAAGNGWWNDTYKWNAHRNARATNTTYAWKFYYRVIFNVNGIIEGLNKNLKAQETDPNFKEIMGQALTYRAWAYFNLVQLYAQRYDYPNVTNSQPGVVLRTTQTVTPQARATVEEVYAQINKDLDEAIILLADAKDPNQISDISLQASQAIKARVALTTGRWADAISNATAAIKGHSLFSKKDLQQDSGYPSVFSSYPGEGSEWIWGTQQASDQPTYFFSYFAFMSWNFSSTNIRTNPKSITRELYEAMPATDARKSMFSLTGMDIKARPEVNTSALVCSYMSRKFRAAANSDSRGDIAYIRVAEMYLIKAEAEARSNKFADAQQTLFDLVSTRDNAYVKSTSTDDALINEILLQRRIELWGEGFRFYDLKRLNSSLERNIDKVVDPAAPVNPTEDELKAYKKKHIYTDYAGHHSPTLCYTTSVNAGDVRWQWVIPQDEINSNPEVKQNN